The Haloarcula rubripromontorii region TGGTGCGAGGATCCCAAGGCTCGCTGGAATGAACAGCCCGACCAGCCCTGCCGTCAGCAGGGCCACACCGAGAACGAAAAAGTGGGTTCCAGGGGCGAGTGCCTCGCCCACGATGAGGCCCGCGCCGGCCAGAAACAGCAGGATAGAGAGCGACATACCTAACAGTGGTTCGGCCTGGAGCGGGGCAACTGTCGCCAGCGGGTTCACCATGCCCTCACTTAGTGTCGGAGCAGGATTAAGTGTCGGGGTCAGGCGTGACACGCCCGACACTGCTGCAGCGTTACGCGTCGCTCGTCCGGACGAAGAACCCGTACAGCACTGCGGTTCCGAGCGCGACGGACAGGACCACGCCGCCGAGTACGGACGGCGTGTACATCTCCGCCCCGAGGAACATCCGTCCGAGCGCGAGAATTGCGATACAGACCCCCAGTGCGACGAAGACGACATTCTCAGGCTTTGGCGCGTCGGGCGTCACCTCGAGATCCGGAGCGAGCGAGCCGGCGACCGCGCCCTCCACGTCGTCAGCCGCGTCGCCATCGGGGTCGTCCTCGACCTGAATAACGTCGGCTTCCGTCGCCAGTTCGTACTCCTCGGTGAACGTGTCACCCGTAGCGGCCGCATCGTCTCGTGCGGCCCCGTCGTCATCCATGGTCCGCGGTACGTGCCGTGACTACAAAAGCGCTGGCGACTGCGGTTACTTGATGCGGGTCCCCAGCGGGGCGTCCTCGTGCGTCGTCAGCAGGTCCGCCTCGTCGCCGGCGGCCAGTACCATCCCGTTGGATTCGATGCCGAACAGCTCGGCTTTCTCCATGTTCGCGAGGAGGATGACCCGCGTGCCGGGTAGGTCCGCGGCGT contains the following coding sequences:
- a CDS encoding DUF7312 domain-containing protein, with translation MDDDGAARDDAAATGDTFTEEYELATEADVIQVEDDPDGDAADDVEGAVAGSLAPDLEVTPDAPKPENVVFVALGVCIAILALGRMFLGAEMYTPSVLGGVVLSVALGTAVLYGFFVRTSDA